Proteins from one Algicella marina genomic window:
- the uxuA gene encoding mannonate dehydratase produces MIESWRWYGAFDKISLPEIAQTGASGIVTALHEIPYGEIWSRQAIAAHNSAIHTAGFTWNVVESLPIHEDIKRGSGNLATLFANYRQSMANLAAEGVHTICYNFMPLLDWTRTDLQSPVKGGGTCLRFSAPRMAAFELFMLGREAAEADYPAEVRQAAAIWFQQSSEADRDGLLTSIMAGLPGAYARYTVEGLKTALAGYEGLGRSDLRASYRQFLQEVVPAAEDLNIRLCVHPDDPPRDILGLPRIVSDADDIGWILDAVDSPANGLTLCSGSLGANPANDVAAIARRFADRIHFAHLRNVAKDADGSFEEAAHLDGDTDMVDLVAALLDEEARRRAEGRADHAIPFRPDHGHELLSDATRDTHPGYPLIGRLRGLAELRGVIRALSRPVAAQ; encoded by the coding sequence GTGATCGAGAGTTGGCGCTGGTACGGCGCATTCGACAAGATTTCCCTGCCCGAGATAGCCCAGACAGGTGCCAGCGGCATCGTCACCGCCCTCCACGAAATCCCTTATGGTGAAATCTGGAGCAGGCAGGCAATCGCTGCTCACAACTCTGCAATCCACACGGCCGGTTTCACCTGGAACGTGGTCGAAAGTCTGCCGATCCACGAAGACATCAAACGCGGCAGCGGCAACCTGGCAACGCTGTTCGCCAACTATCGCCAGTCGATGGCCAATCTCGCCGCCGAAGGTGTTCACACCATCTGCTACAATTTCATGCCGCTGCTGGACTGGACACGCACCGACCTGCAAAGCCCGGTCAAGGGCGGCGGCACCTGCCTGCGGTTTTCCGCGCCGCGCATGGCGGCATTCGAACTGTTCATGCTTGGCCGTGAAGCGGCCGAGGCCGATTACCCGGCAGAAGTGCGTCAGGCGGCCGCGATCTGGTTCCAGCAATCGAGCGAAGCGGACCGCGATGGTCTGCTGACATCAATCATGGCCGGCCTGCCGGGCGCCTATGCCCGCTACACCGTCGAAGGCCTGAAGACGGCGCTTGCAGGCTACGAAGGTCTGGGTCGTTCGGACTTGCGCGCCAGCTACCGGCAATTTTTGCAGGAGGTCGTGCCGGCGGCTGAAGATCTGAATATCCGCCTCTGCGTCCACCCCGACGATCCGCCCCGCGATATTCTCGGCCTGCCGCGCATCGTCTCCGATGCGGACGACATTGGCTGGATACTCGATGCCGTCGACAGCCCCGCCAACGGCCTGACGCTTTGCTCGGGATCGCTCGGTGCCAACCCCGCCAACGATGTGGCGGCCATCGCCCGCCGCTTCGCCGATCGCATCCACTTTGCCCATCTGCGCAACGTGGCCAAGGATGCCGATGGCTCCTTCGAGGAAGCGGCACATCTCGATGGCGATACCGACATGGTCGATCTCGTCGCCGCCTTGCTGGACGAAGAAGCCCGCCGCCGGGCCGAAGGCCGTGCGGACCACGCAATTCCGTTCCGCCCGGACCACGGCCACGAGCTGCTGTCTGACGCTACCAGGGATACCCACCCCGGCTATCCGCTGATCGGGCGTCTGCGCGGGCTGGCGGAACTGCGGGGCGTCATCCGTGCGCTGTCCCGGCCTGTCGCCGCGCAGTAG
- the pobA gene encoding 4-hydroxybenzoate 3-monooxygenase gives MKTQVAIIGGGPSGLLLSQLLHRAGVDTVVLERKTKDYVLGRIRAGVLEQGFVSLMKEAGCADRMERDGFPHEGTQIAFGETAFRVDFAALTGTPVMVYGQTEVTRDLYAAREQMDGKIEYEVENVTIHDADGDAPCVTYAVHGQERRLDCDFLAGCDGFHGVSRKSIPEDVRREYEKVYPYGWLGVLSETPPVDHELLYSNSERGFALCSMRNENLSRYYLQCSLDEKVEDWSDAAFWEELKRRIPQQFADKLVTGPSIEKSIAPLRSFVTEPMRWGRLFLCGDAAHIVPPTGAKGLNSAASDVHYLYHALKDFYASGDERGIDGYSAKALARVWKVERFSWWFSSLMHRTADQSAFDHRMQMAELEFLASSEAAQRAMAENYVGLPY, from the coding sequence ATGAAAACACAGGTCGCGATCATCGGCGGCGGGCCATCAGGACTGCTGCTTTCCCAACTGCTGCACCGGGCCGGGGTCGATACCGTGGTGCTGGAACGCAAGACCAAGGACTATGTGCTGGGCCGCATCCGGGCAGGGGTGCTGGAGCAGGGGTTCGTTTCGCTGATGAAGGAGGCTGGCTGCGCGGACCGGATGGAGCGCGACGGATTTCCGCACGAGGGCACGCAGATTGCCTTTGGGGAGACGGCCTTCCGGGTCGATTTCGCGGCGCTCACGGGCACGCCGGTGATGGTCTACGGCCAGACGGAGGTGACGCGCGACCTTTATGCGGCGCGGGAACAGATGGATGGCAAGATCGAATACGAGGTCGAGAACGTCACCATCCACGATGCTGACGGCGATGCGCCCTGTGTGACCTATGCCGTGCATGGGCAGGAGCGGCGGCTGGATTGTGATTTCCTCGCCGGTTGCGACGGTTTTCACGGGGTCAGCCGCAAATCCATTCCGGAAGACGTGCGGCGGGAATATGAGAAGGTCTATCCCTACGGCTGGCTGGGCGTCTTGAGCGAAACACCGCCGGTCGACCACGAGTTGCTGTATTCCAACTCGGAGCGCGGCTTCGCCCTGTGTTCGATGCGCAACGAGAACCTGTCGCGCTATTACCTGCAATGCTCGCTGGACGAGAAGGTCGAGGACTGGTCGGACGCCGCGTTCTGGGAGGAGTTGAAGCGACGGATCCCGCAGCAGTTCGCCGACAAGCTCGTCACCGGGCCGTCGATCGAGAAGAGCATCGCACCGCTGCGCTCCTTCGTTACCGAACCGATGCGTTGGGGACGGTTGTTCCTGTGCGGCGATGCCGCGCATATCGTTCCGCCGACAGGGGCCAAGGGCCTGAACTCGGCGGCCTCTGACGTGCATTACCTGTATCACGCGCTGAAGGATTTCTATGCCAGTGGCGACGAGCGCGGCATAGATGGTTATTCGGCGAAGGCGCTGGCGCGGGTCTGGAAGGTGGAGCGGTTCAGCTGGTGGTTCTCGTCACTGATGCATCGAACCGCGGACCAGTCCGCGTTCGACCATCGGATGCAGATGGCCGAACTCGAATTTCTGGCGTCCAGCGAGGCCGCGCAGCGGGCAATGGCCGAAAACTACGTCGGCCTGCCATACTGA
- the miaA gene encoding tRNA (adenosine(37)-N6)-dimethylallyltransferase MiaA, translated as MTSALPRPILIAGPTASGKSALALRMAEALNGIIVNTDALQVYDCWQVLTARPPAEDLARAPHRLYGHVGYAQPYSVGNWLREVERLLASDRPLIFVGGTGLYFQALTQGLAEIPATPAPVRAEGDALLAAEGLDVFRHYLAQHDPDLFARMDTQNPARLQRAWEVHRATGRALSAWQAETGPPLVAEDAALTLSLVSDPDWLGQRIDRRLGMMLEEGALEECRAILPRWQPSLPASRALGAAEFTAALRGELTLDDALARARTATRQYAKRQRTWFRSKMRSWHQVESESLTRKGRIEDIISMA; from the coding sequence ATGACATCCGCCCTGCCCCGTCCGATCCTGATCGCCGGCCCCACGGCCTCCGGTAAATCCGCGCTGGCCCTGCGCATGGCCGAGGCGTTGAATGGCATCATCGTCAACACCGACGCACTTCAGGTCTATGATTGCTGGCAGGTGCTGACGGCCCGCCCCCCGGCGGAAGATCTGGCGCGGGCGCCTCACCGTCTCTACGGTCACGTCGGCTACGCGCAGCCCTATTCCGTCGGCAATTGGCTGCGGGAGGTGGAAAGATTGCTTGCCTCCGACCGTCCCCTGATATTCGTCGGTGGCACCGGCCTCTATTTTCAGGCTCTCACTCAGGGACTGGCCGAGATACCAGCGACACCCGCACCGGTGCGGGCCGAAGGCGATGCGTTGCTGGCCGCCGAAGGTCTGGATGTTTTTCGCCACTACCTCGCGCAGCACGACCCTGACCTATTTGCCCGCATGGACACGCAGAACCCGGCCCGCTTGCAACGCGCATGGGAAGTTCACCGCGCCACGGGCCGGGCGCTGTCGGCATGGCAGGCCGAAACCGGTCCGCCACTGGTGGCCGAGGACGCGGCGTTGACCCTTTCGCTTGTCTCCGATCCAGATTGGCTCGGCCAGCGCATCGACAGGCGTCTGGGTATGATGCTGGAGGAAGGCGCACTGGAAGAATGCCGCGCGATCCTGCCCCGCTGGCAACCGTCTCTTCCGGCCAGCCGTGCCCTTGGTGCGGCGGAATTCACTGCCGCCTTGCGCGGCGAGCTGACGCTGGATGACGCGCTGGCCCGCGCAAGAACCGCGACGCGGCAATACGCCAAGCGCCAGCGCACCTGGTTCCGCTCCAAGATGCGGTCGTGGCATCAGGTGGAAAGTGAAAGTCTTACCCGAAAAGGGCGAATTGAGGACATTATATCAATGGCTTGA